ACTGCGTTTGTAGATCCTCAAGCTCATTCTTGAGATCATAACTAAGAAATCCCGGAATCCATTGATCAGGAAACCGGGATTTAAATTGTTCTAAGCGTTCGAAGGTTGATTGTCCGGCTTTAGAAGTGAAAACCTCCGCAGCATCGATAGCCATCAAACAGTCAACTTGCGAGTATTGGTTGCTAAAACCATTGGATTGAAATAAGCACACATGTTCAAAGCCTTTAGACCACTGTAGGGCCTTAGACAAAAACAATTCACTATGCACTTCAAAAATGGCTTCGGCCATATCTGTCTTATAATACGATAGTTTGCGTACGATCAGGACCTACAGATAGATACTTGATAGGAACGTTCAGTTCTTGCTCTAAGTAGTTAATGTAGTTTTGTAATGCTGCAGGGATTTCGTCTTTCGAACGGATTCCTGTAAGATCTTGATTCCAACCTTCCATTTCCTTCAATACAGGCTCTGGTTTGTTGGTAATAATCTCATAAGGCATATAGTCGATCTGTTCGCCTTGGTAGTTATAATGTGTACAAACGTAGATCTTCTCGAATGTATCCAATACATCTGCTTTCATCATGATCAATTCAGTAACGCCGTTGATCATGATGGCATATTTCAATGCCGGTAGATCGATCCATCCAGTACGACGAGCACGGCCAGTTGTAGCACCGAACTCATGTCCTAACTGACGTAATTTCTCACCAGTTTCGTTTTCCAATTCCGTTGGGAAAGGACCTCCACCTACGCGCGTTGCGTACGCTTTGAAGATACCGAATACTTCGCCAATTTTATTTGGAGCAATACCAAGTCCCGTACAAGCACCAGCAGTTGTTGTGTTAGAAGACGTTACGAAAGGATAAGATCCGAAGTCAACATCCAATAAGGTACCTTGAGCGCCTTCAGCTAATACTCGTTTGCCGTCCTTTAGATACTCATTAACTAAGTGCTCAGAATCAACATGAGGGATAGTTTTTAAGAATTCGATAGCATCTAAGAATGCTTGTT
The DNA window shown above is from Sphingobacterium hotanense and carries:
- a CDS encoding adenylosuccinate synthase, whose protein sequence is MQVDVLLGLQWGDEGKGKIVDVFCPKYDLIARFQGGPNAGHTLEFDNKKFVLNTIPSGIFNEDTLNLIGNGVVIDPIILKRELDNLKAAGFDPVGKGKLVLARKAHLILPTHQLLDAASESTMGAGKIGSTLKGIGPTYMDKTGRNGLRVGDTTLSDFKERYEKLKQKHLSMLAHYGEIPDFAEKEQAFLDAIEFLKTIPHVDSEHLVNEYLKDGKRVLAEGAQGTLLDVDFGSYPFVTSSNTTTAGACTGLGIAPNKIGEVFGIFKAYATRVGGGPFPTELENETGEKLRQLGHEFGATTGRARRTGWIDLPALKYAIMINGVTELIMMKADVLDTFEKIYVCTHYNYQGEQIDYMPYEIITNKPEPVLKEMEGWNQDLTGIRSKDEIPAALQNYINYLEQELNVPIKYLSVGPDRTQTIVL